In the genome of bacterium, the window ATAATCCTGCCACTGTATTACCAAAAATATATGGGTTTCAAGAACCGATACCTGCAAGAACAGGAGTAATACTAAAATTTGAATACTCGCAACCAATTTTTAAAATAAGAAAAGGCTTATGGAATCCTAATATTTTCTTTGAAGATATGTGGGGAGTAATATTCTTAAATCAAGCAATCGCTCCAAGAGAAGCCACGCAATTTTCTAAAGGACTGGAACTTCATCTTGAAACTAAAATATTCTTTACACTGCCCGTTGATATAGGAATCAGGGCATCATTTCTACAAGGAACAATTTACTTAGAACCGTTTATACGAAGCCCTTGAGTCCGTCTGGGGCGGACGATTAGTAAAAAAAATGTAGGCACAATTTCAAATTGTGCTCTCCGGTATGTTAGTAGTTTACGGTGTTTTTAGTGGGAACTGCAACTGCTACAATTTGAACTTCCACAACTACTGCAGGATGAAGCCTTTGAACTTCCGGAAGAAATATCTTTAACGCCGCACAAATAGAACCCGCCTAATATTTGCTCAAGCGCTTTCCCTTTACACTTTGGACAAACAGTCTTATCCTTATCGCTTATACTCGTAAAAACTTCAAATTTTTTATTACACTTCTTGCACCTAAATTCATAAGTCGGCATATTATTACTCTGTTATAGGACCAACTATTGTTCCCTTTTCTCTTTTCCA includes:
- a CDS encoding zinc ribbon domain-containing protein, which codes for MPTYEFRCKKCNKKFEVFTSISDKDKTVCPKCKGKALEQILGGFYLCGVKDISSGSSKASSCSSCGSSNCSSCSSH